A portion of the Cryptomeria japonica chromosome 5, Sugi_1.0, whole genome shotgun sequence genome contains these proteins:
- the LOC131052719 gene encoding blue copper protein gives MVQMSQNRRHSEYTVDLRRILPVEMGSIMLQIRAFMALALLLPYARATTYTVGDTSQWNLGVDYSTWATGKTFAVGDQLTFVYSSLHSVVEVSKSAYDSCSTSNPLKVESGSPTSVTMDKTGGRWFICGTPGHCSGGMKLAITVSPATVTPSTPTSPSSPAATTSPSPPSATKTSPSTPQIDCNPPPSGYNYPYYYINRADPLLFHNKFTQLFLIGLLLYIFI, from the exons ATGGTACAAATGTCTCAGAATAGAAGGCATTCAGAGTACACAGTTGACTTGCGTAGAATTTTGCCTGTGGAGATGGGTAGCATTATGTTGCAGATTAGGGCGTTCATGGCGTTGGCACTTCTTTTGCCCTACGCTAGGGCAACCACCTACACAGTAGGCGACACCAGCCAGTGGAATTTAGGAGTAGACTATTCTACTTGGGCTACGGGTAAAACATTCGCCGTGGGGGACCAATTGA CTTTCGTTTATTCATCACTTCATAGTGTTGTGGAGGTGAGCAAGAGTGCGTATGATTCTTGTAGTACATCAAACCCACTGAAGGTTGAATCAGGCAGCCCAACGAGCGTGACAATGGACAAGACAGGTGGGAGATGGTTCATTTGTGGGACGCCCGGCCACTGTTCAGGAGGCATGAAATTGGCCATCACTGTTTCACCTGCAACTGTTACTCCCTCTACACCCACCTCACCTTCTTCTCCCGCTGCCACTACTTCGCCTTCGCCGCCTAGTGCCACCAAAACCTCACCTTCAACACCTCAGATAGATTGCAACCCTCCTCCTAGTGGTTATAACTACCCTTACTACTATATTAATAGGGCAGATCCTCTGTTATTCCACAACAAATTCACCCAACTTTTTTTGATCGGCTTGCTTCTGTATATCTTTATTTAG